A stretch of the Cucurbita pepo subsp. pepo cultivar mu-cu-16 chromosome LG16, ASM280686v2, whole genome shotgun sequence genome encodes the following:
- the LOC111777886 gene encoding small ubiquitin-related modifier 1, with protein sequence MSGVTNTQQEEDKKPNDQSAHINLKVKGQDGNEVFFRIKRSTQLKKLMNAYCDRQSVDLNSIAFLFDGRRLRAEQTPDELEMEDGDEIDAMLHQTGGSSG encoded by the exons ATGTCGGGGGTCACGAACACGCAGCAGGAGGAGGACAAAAAGCCCAACGATCAATCGGCGCATATCAATCTGAAGGTCAAAGGCCAG GATGGGAACGAGGTGTTCTTCAGGATTAAAAGGAGCACTCAGCTGAAGAAACTAATGAATGCTTACTGTGATCGACAATCTGTGGATCTGAACTCCATTGCTTTTCTATTCGATGGTCGTCGTCTTCGAGCAGAGCAAACTCCCGACGAG CTAGAGATGGAGGATGGGGATGAGATTGATGCAATGTTGCACCAGACGGGTGGATCCAGTGGTTGA
- the LOC111776876 gene encoding small ubiquitin-related modifier 1, producing MSGVTNTQQEEDKKPNDQSAHINLKVKGQDGNEVFFRIKRSTQLKKLMNAYCDRQSVDLNSIAFLFDGRRLRAEQTPDELEMEDGDEIDAMLHQTGGSSG from the exons ATGTCGGGGGTCACAAACACGCAGCAGGAGGAAGACAAGAAGCCTAACGATCAATCGGCGCATATCAATCTGAAGGTCAAAGGCCAG GATGGGAACGAGGTGTTCTTCAGGATTAAAAGGAGCACTCAGCTGAAGAAACTAATGAATGCTTACTGTGATCGACAATCTGTGGATCTGAACTCCATTGCTTTTCTATTCGATGGTCGTCGTCTTCGAGCAGAGCAGACCCCGGACGAG CTAGAGATGGAGGATGGGGATGAGATCGATGCAATGTTGCACCAAACAGGTGGATCGAGTGGTTGA